The following coding sequences lie in one Musa acuminata AAA Group cultivar baxijiao chromosome BXJ1-8, Cavendish_Baxijiao_AAA, whole genome shotgun sequence genomic window:
- the LOC135680524 gene encoding mRNA cap guanine-N7 methyltransferase 1-like isoform X1 — translation MYIYRCTLPSTSQISQFRSGSMKRGYDETPSTSFGPPKSKLRLDSYGESRAVEDKSFENARRVADHYSARSNQTLEEREASPIIQLKKLNNWIKSVLIQLYARPKDAVLDIACGKGGDLIKWDKARIGYYVGVDIAEGSIRDCQTRYNGDLDQQQRRKKFSFPARLICADCYEVRLDKYLCDDAPFDICSCQFALHYSWSTEARARKALANVSALLRPGGTFIGTMPDANVIIKRLREAEGLEFGNSVYWICFDEEYSSKKFKPSSPFGVKYKFHLEDAVDCPEWIVPFHVFKCLAEEYDLELIFVKNSHEFVNEFLKKPEFVDLMRRLGALGDGNQDQSTLSQDEWDVAYLYLAFVLRKRGQPSSSRRNSNINKGKMHISEDDIEFISS, via the exons TTAGAAGCGGAAGCATGAAGCGGGGGTACGACGAAACCCCCTCCACCTCCTTCGGCCCGCCTAAATCCAAGCTCAGACTCGATTCCTACG GTGAATCCCGTGCTGTGGAGGATAAGAGCTTCGAGAATGCCCGAAGAGTGGCGGATCATTACAGTGCAAGGTCGAATCAGACGCTGGAGGAGCGCGAGGCGAGCCCCATCATCCAGTTGAAGAAGCTTAACAATTGG ATTAAAAGTGTCCTCATTCAGCTGTATGCTCGCCCAAAAGATGCTGTTCTTGATATTGCTTGTGGGAAG GGTGGTGACTTGATCAAATGGGACAAAGCAAGAATTGGATATTACGTGGGGGTGGATATAGCAGAGGGCTCT ATTAGAGACTGTCAGACTCGATATAATGGAGATTTAGACCAGCAACAACGCAGGAAGAAGTTCAGTTTCCCTGCACGCCTAATTTGTGCTGATTGTTATGAG GTTCGCTTAGACAAGTATTTGTGTGATGATGCACCATTTGATATTTGCAGCTGCCAG TTTGCTTTACACTACTCATGGTCAACTGAAGCACGTGCAAGGAAAGCATTGGCGAATGTATCTGCATTGCTTCGGCCTGGAGGAACTTTTATTGGGACAATGCCTGATGCAAATGTGATTATCAAAAGGCTCAGGGAAG CTGAAGGATTAGAATTTGGGAACAGTGTTTATTGGATATGCTTTGATGAAGAATATTCTTCCAAG AAATTCAAACCATCTAGCCCATTTGGAGTCAAGTACAAGTTTCATTTAGAG GATGCTGTTGATTGTCCTGAGTGGATTGTTCCATTTCATGTCTTCAAGTGCCTAGCAGAAGAG TATGATCTGGAGCTCATTTTTGTGAAAAACTCACATGAGTTTGTTAATGAGTTTTTAAAAAAGCCTGAGTTTGTTGACCTCATGCGAAGACTCGGTGCTCTAGGCGATGGAAATCAGGATCAAA GCACATTATCTCAGGACGAGTGGGATGTGGCGTACCTCTACTTGGCGTTTGTGTTGAGAAAG AGAGGTCAGCCAAGTTCAAGTCGGAGGAACAGCAACATCAATAAAGGGAAAATGCACATATCAGAGGATGACATTGAGTTCATCAGTAGCtga
- the LOC135680524 gene encoding mRNA cap guanine-N7 methyltransferase 1-like isoform X2, with protein sequence MYIYRCTLPSTSQISQFRSGSMKRGYDETPSTSFGPPKSKLRLDSYGESRAVEDKSFENARRVADHYSARSNQTLEEREASPIIQLKKLNNWIKSVLIQLYARPKDAVLDIACGKGGDLIKWDKARIGYYVGVDIAEGSIRDCQTRYNGDLDQQQRRKKFSFPARLICADCYEVRLDKYLCDDAPFDICSCQFALHYSWSTEARARKALANVSALLRPGGTFIGTMPDANVIIKRLREAEGLEFGNSVYWICFDEEYSSKKFKPSSPFGVKYKFHLEDAVDCPEWIVPFHVFKCLAEETFRKKHSPLFYVDE encoded by the exons TTAGAAGCGGAAGCATGAAGCGGGGGTACGACGAAACCCCCTCCACCTCCTTCGGCCCGCCTAAATCCAAGCTCAGACTCGATTCCTACG GTGAATCCCGTGCTGTGGAGGATAAGAGCTTCGAGAATGCCCGAAGAGTGGCGGATCATTACAGTGCAAGGTCGAATCAGACGCTGGAGGAGCGCGAGGCGAGCCCCATCATCCAGTTGAAGAAGCTTAACAATTGG ATTAAAAGTGTCCTCATTCAGCTGTATGCTCGCCCAAAAGATGCTGTTCTTGATATTGCTTGTGGGAAG GGTGGTGACTTGATCAAATGGGACAAAGCAAGAATTGGATATTACGTGGGGGTGGATATAGCAGAGGGCTCT ATTAGAGACTGTCAGACTCGATATAATGGAGATTTAGACCAGCAACAACGCAGGAAGAAGTTCAGTTTCCCTGCACGCCTAATTTGTGCTGATTGTTATGAG GTTCGCTTAGACAAGTATTTGTGTGATGATGCACCATTTGATATTTGCAGCTGCCAG TTTGCTTTACACTACTCATGGTCAACTGAAGCACGTGCAAGGAAAGCATTGGCGAATGTATCTGCATTGCTTCGGCCTGGAGGAACTTTTATTGGGACAATGCCTGATGCAAATGTGATTATCAAAAGGCTCAGGGAAG CTGAAGGATTAGAATTTGGGAACAGTGTTTATTGGATATGCTTTGATGAAGAATATTCTTCCAAG AAATTCAAACCATCTAGCCCATTTGGAGTCAAGTACAAGTTTCATTTAGAG GATGCTGTTGATTGTCCTGAGTGGATTGTTCCATTTCATGTCTTCAAGTGCCTAGCAGAAGAG ACTTTCCGCAAGAAACATTCCCCCTTGTTTTATGTTGATGAATGA